In a genomic window of Littorina saxatilis isolate snail1 linkage group LG6, US_GU_Lsax_2.0, whole genome shotgun sequence:
- the LOC138968594 gene encoding KRAB-A domain-containing protein 2-like: MEQKDKFYQLLEDHIMTLEDNKKEAFCTSQSKYNHILQALQLAKGAKCAQGAKFKHRAGQHFCLQTIGTRTLVYCVKAKTPLVTKEDTFETIKKCHEEVCHSGRDKTWHEVKTNYSGIKYDAIDVFLKTCTSCSTRKVHQNAPSGKPMINLTFLLRLQVDLIDYRNRPDGDFKWVLHARDHFTKFSWAYALKSKCAQEVADAMINQFSVFGAPKIMQTDNGREFTARVINELTTMWPGMVIIHGRPRHPQSQGCVERGNGDLEIKLGKWMDEHGSEWTKGLKFVVHAINTSISDTTGKSPYQLVFGQPPRTNSSLWQELSRQGILYEENLPEDFLQQLEMEESVPHTSDSSQHTPRRLEESVPHTSDSSQHTPRRLEKSVPHTSDSSQHTPRRLEESVSNHSHGKRGREYILLHDHRMIATGTECPSRNMIHGQSVNTSSHAVVSVTEVHDAEFIPVEDNPFEECIEIGQFVTWRRSQMFDVDEGDSHREERMQARKKYLKAAKKQESRYVKKVASRTKVYSLGDTVGLNIHKVDRANSDARLLPCKVLMSKPVGGQRHLYKLYSATGILGPWIAGEELSDLRSVHFESLNEVNPDLLEEISLIKACRLSVKWRDTGSRVPSGASVCKCKGPCTTKRCCCRKAGLECGTKCHTDSKACKNTE, translated from the exons ATGGAGCAAAAAGATAAATTTTACCAACTCTTGGAAGATCATATCATGACTTTAGAAGATAATAAGAAGGAGGCGTTTTGTACATCACAGAGCAAATACAACCATATTCTTCAAGCTCTTCAGCTGGCCAAAGGAGCGAAATGTGCACAAGGAGCCAAGTTCAAACACAGGGCTGGCCAACATTTTTGCCTCCAAACAATTGGAACTCGGACACTTGTTTACTGCGTGAAGGCGAAAACTCCTCTTGTTACAAAAGAAGACACCTTTGAGACCATCAAGAAGTGTCATGAGGAAGTGTGCCATTCTGGGCGCGACAAAACATGGCACGAGGTGAAAACCAATTACTCTGGAATAAAGTATGACGCAATTGATGTTTTCCTGAAAACGTGTACATCTTGCTCAACAAGAAAAGTCCACCAAAATGCACCATCTGGGAAGCCGATGATCAATCTCACCTTTCTTCTGCGTCTGCAAGTTGATCTCATTGACTACAGAAATAGACCTGATGGTGATTTCAAGTGGGTGCTGCATGCCCGTGATCATTTCACGAAATTCAGCTGGGCGTACGCATTAAAGTCCAAATGCGCACAAGAAGTCGCCGATGCTATGATCAATCAGTTCAGTGTATTCGGTGCGCCAAAGATTATGCAGACCGACAACGGGCGGGAATTCACTGCGAGGGTGATCAATGAGCTGACAACGATGTGGCCTGGAATGGTGATCATCCATGGCAGACCCCGCCATCCCCAATCCCAAG GTTGTGTGGAACGTGGGAACGGTGACCTTGAGATCAAGTTGGGCAAATGGATGGATGAACACGGCTCCGAATGGACAAAAGGGTTGAAATTTGTCGTACATGCCATAAATACCTCAATCTCGGACACCACCGGAAAGTCACCTTACCAACTGGTTTTTGGACAACCTCCAAGGACAAATTCGTCTTTGTGGCAGGAACTGTCTCGTCAAGGGATTTTGTATGAAGAGAACCTTCCCGAGGATTTTCTTCAGCAACTTGAAATGGAGGAATCTGTGCCGCATACATCGGACTCGTCACAGCATACACCTCGGCGCCTGGAGGAATCTGTGCCGCATACATCGGACTCGTCACAGCATACACCTCGGCGCCTGGAGAAATCTGTGCCGCATACATCGGACTCGTCACAGCATACACCTCGGCGCCTGGAGGAATCTGTCAGCAACCATAGCCATGGAAAGCGCGGCAGAGAATACATTTTGTTACATGATCACCGAATGATTGCCACAGGCACAGAGTGTCCAAGTAGAAACATGATCCATGGACAGTCGGTGAACACAAGTAGCCACGCTGTAGTGTCTGTTACTGAAGTACATGATGCCGAATTCATACCTGTGGAAGACAATCCATTCGAGGAATGCATAGAGATCGGCCAGTTTGTGACTTGGAGGCGAAGTCAAATGTTTGACGTTGATGAAGGTGACTCACACAGAGAGGAAAGGATGCaagcaagaaaaaaatatttgaaaGCCGCGAAGAAACAAGAATCACGGTACGTGAAGAAAGTGGCTTCGAGAACGAAGGTGTACTCTCTTGGTGATACTGTGGGCTTGAACATCCACAAGGTAGACAGAGCTAATAGTGATGCTCGCTTGTTACCGTGCAAAGTACTCATGTCAAAGCCTGTTGGTGGACAAAGGCACCTGTACAAATTGTACTCCGCCACCGGAATCCTCGGGCCGTGGATCGCAGGCGAAGAACTTTCCGATTTGAGAAGTGTACATTTTGAAAGCCTGAATGAGGTTAACCCAGACTTGCTTGAGGAAATATCTCTCATCAAAGCGTGTCGTCTCTCCGTGAAATGGCGTGATACGGGTTCAagggtgccatctggtgccagcGTGTGCAAGTGTAAAGGGCCGTGTACTACAAAGCGCTGTTGCTGCAGAAAAGCAGGACTTGAATGTGGCACCAAGTGTCACACAGACAGCAAAGCATGCAAGAATACCGAATAG